One genomic segment of Culturomica massiliensis includes these proteins:
- the rfbA gene encoding glucose-1-phosphate thymidylyltransferase RfbA — MKGIVLAGGSGTRLYPITKGVSKQLLPIYDKPMVYYPISVLMLAGIRDILIISTPQDISGFRRLLGDGSDFGVTFQYAVQPHPEGLAQAFLIGKEFIGNDSVCLVLGDNIFYGQSFGKMLAEAVNTVEKEQKATVFGYYVSDPERYGVAEFDVNGNVLSVEEKPEKPKSNYAVVGLYFYPNGVVDIASRIKPSARGELEITTVNQIFLSQNELKVQVLGRGFAWLDTGTHDSLSEASTFIEVIEKRQGLKVACLEEIAYRKGWITAGKLREIAEPMKKNQYGQYLYKLIAESGN; from the coding sequence ATGAAAGGAATCGTATTAGCCGGAGGTTCGGGAACCCGTTTATATCCCATTACAAAAGGTGTATCGAAGCAATTATTACCCATATACGATAAACCGATGGTGTATTATCCGATATCGGTGTTGATGTTAGCGGGGATCCGGGATATTCTGATCATTTCGACTCCGCAAGATATTTCCGGGTTTCGGCGTTTGTTGGGAGACGGTTCGGATTTCGGCGTGACCTTTCAATATGCGGTACAGCCGCATCCGGAAGGATTGGCACAGGCGTTTCTGATTGGCAAGGAGTTTATCGGGAACGATTCGGTATGCTTGGTATTGGGGGATAATATTTTTTACGGACAGTCGTTCGGGAAGATGCTGGCAGAAGCTGTAAATACAGTTGAGAAAGAGCAGAAAGCGACAGTATTCGGTTATTATGTGAGTGATCCGGAGCGATATGGGGTTGCGGAGTTTGATGTAAACGGCAATGTGTTGAGTGTGGAAGAAAAACCGGAAAAACCGAAGTCGAATTATGCAGTGGTCGGTTTGTATTTTTATCCCAATGGGGTGGTGGATATTGCTTCCCGGATAAAGCCTTCTGCCCGGGGAGAGTTGGAAATTACAACGGTGAATCAGATTTTCTTAAGTCAAAATGAGTTAAAGGTACAGGTGTTGGGCAGGGGATTTGCCTGGCTGGATACGGGGACGCACGATTCATTGTCGGAGGCCTCTACTTTTATCGAAGTTATTGAGAAGCGCCAGGGATTGAAAGTGGCTTGTCTGGAAGAAATTGCTTACCGGAAAGGCTGGATTACTGCCGGTAAACTTCGTGAAATAGCAGAGCCGATGAAAAAAAATCAGTACGGACAGTATCTTTATAAATTGATAGCAGAATCGGGAAATTAG
- a CDS encoding LytR/AlgR family response regulator transcription factor — translation MERYLSVETVNGVLLIPVSECLYKDIVNYLEDSAHPEVASLSDFCQGGTNEDLSEQLKLWVAREQMNSIFVKDRDYFKRIDFDTIRWIEASGSYCRLYLRDGSKMLLSFNLRELAVHLPVRLFIRVHRSYIVNITYIDSFIGNRLCIGDHRIPVSKQHKRNVIARLNVLGSVKD, via the coding sequence ATGGAAAGATATTTATCTGTCGAAACTGTGAATGGTGTGTTATTGATTCCTGTGTCGGAGTGTTTGTATAAAGATATTGTGAATTATCTTGAAGATTCCGCACATCCGGAGGTTGCCTCTTTGTCGGATTTCTGTCAGGGCGGAACGAATGAGGATTTGTCGGAACAACTGAAACTATGGGTAGCCAGGGAACAGATGAATTCTATTTTTGTAAAGGATCGCGATTATTTCAAGCGTATAGATTTCGATACTATTCGTTGGATTGAAGCTTCGGGAAGTTATTGCCGCCTGTATTTAAGGGATGGTTCAAAAATGTTGTTATCCTTTAATTTAAGGGAATTAGCAGTACACTTACCTGTCCGTCTTTTTATTCGTGTGCATCGTTCTTATATCGTCAATATTACGTATATCGATTCTTTTATCGGAAATCGGTTATGCATCGGAGATCATCGGATTCCGGTGAGTAAGCAGCATAAACGCAATGTTATTGCACGGTTGAATGTATTGGGAAGTGTTAAGGATTAA
- the rfbD gene encoding dTDP-4-dehydrorhamnose reductase — MANILVTGANGQLGTALKRIGFTMLDDVFYTDLAELDITDQEAVRRFVQLHEIDTIINCAAYTAVDKAEDEPEKAALINTEAVANLATVAYDEDCLLIHVSTDYVFDGTATEPYTEKSRVNPQSVYGRTKLAGEKAIAASHCLSVIIRTAWLYSEDGNNFVKTMLRLAKEKGELRVVSDQIGSPTYAGDLAKAIVAIVSDDNVMEKPGVYHYSNEGICSWYEFAREIMSAGGMECRVEPLTTEQYPTKAKRPAYSVLDKTKIKKSFSLEIPEWQEALTRCMYNLIPENRR; from the coding sequence ATGGCAAATATATTAGTAACCGGAGCAAACGGACAATTGGGAACGGCCTTGAAAAGGATCGGTTTTACGATGCTGGACGATGTTTTTTATACGGACTTAGCTGAATTGGATATTACAGACCAGGAAGCTGTCCGGAGGTTTGTGCAATTGCATGAGATTGATACTATTATAAATTGTGCAGCTTATACGGCAGTCGATAAGGCTGAGGATGAGCCGGAAAAGGCTGCCCTGATCAATACGGAGGCTGTGGCTAATTTAGCAACGGTTGCTTATGATGAAGATTGTCTGTTGATTCATGTATCGACGGATTATGTATTCGACGGAACGGCTACCGAGCCTTATACGGAAAAAAGCCGGGTAAATCCGCAGAGTGTATACGGCCGGACAAAGTTAGCCGGAGAAAAAGCGATAGCCGCTTCGCATTGTTTGTCCGTAATCATCCGGACGGCCTGGTTGTATTCGGAAGACGGGAATAATTTTGTAAAAACAATGTTACGTTTGGCAAAAGAAAAGGGGGAGTTAAGAGTGGTATCGGATCAAATCGGGTCACCGACGTATGCGGGTGATCTGGCAAAGGCGATTGTAGCGATTGTAAGTGACGATAATGTAATGGAGAAGCCGGGTGTGTACCATTATTCGAACGAGGGCATATGTTCCTGGTATGAGTTTGCACGGGAAATTATGAGTGCTGGCGGTATGGAATGTCGTGTCGAACCGCTGACGACAGAGCAGTATCCGACGAAGGCGAAGCGTCCGGCTTATTCTGTTTTGGATAAGACGAAGATAAAGAAAAGTTTTAGCCTGGAAATACCGGAATGGCAGGAAGCACTGACTCGTTGTATGTATAATTTGATACCGGAAAACCGACGATAG
- a CDS encoding DUF4157 domain-containing protein has product MNAEKQFQEMPSRVMQPKREGAALQMYDNRQDAALQAKMIDTIQREGEDEDELLQGKFAVQRQEGEEDELLQGKFTTQLAEEDEELMQGKFVTQLAEEDDELMQGKFVTQMQDEDELMQGKFETAQRQTENRTGIPDAVKQRMEDSFGTDFSSVRVHPDSSKAPEVGALAYTQGTDIHFAPGQFKPDTAAGQELLGHELTHVVQQAEGRVQPTTEIGGMPVNDSEALEHEADVRGAQAVR; this is encoded by the coding sequence ATGAACGCAGAAAAACAATTTCAGGAAATGCCTTCGCGGGTGATGCAACCGAAGCGGGAAGGCGCAGCTTTGCAAATGTACGATAACCGGCAGGATGCGGCTTTGCAGGCAAAGATGATCGACACGATTCAGCGGGAAGGTGAAGACGAAGATGAGTTACTACAGGGAAAGTTTGCCGTACAGCGACAGGAGGGGGAGGAAGACGAACTGTTACAGGGTAAGTTTACGACTCAATTAGCCGAAGAGGATGAGGAGCTTATGCAGGGAAAATTCGTTACTCAATTAGCGGAGGAAGACGATGAACTGATGCAAGGTAAGTTTGTCACTCAGATGCAGGACGAGGATGAGTTGATGCAGGGGAAGTTTGAAACAGCCCAACGGCAAACGGAAAACCGGACGGGTATACCGGATGCGGTAAAACAGCGGATGGAAGATTCGTTCGGTACGGACTTTTCATCGGTGCGGGTGCATCCGGATTCCTCCAAGGCGCCCGAAGTGGGCGCATTGGCTTATACGCAGGGAACGGATATCCATTTCGCTCCGGGCCAGTTTAAGCCCGATACGGCCGCCGGGCAGGAATTGTTGGGGCACGAACTGACGCATGTGGTACAACAGGCGGAAGGCCGGGTACAGCCGACAACGGAGATCGGCGGTATGCCGGTGAATGACAGCGAAGCACTGGAGCATGAGGCGGATGTGAGGGGAGCACAAGCGGTGAGGTAA
- a CDS encoding ATP-binding protein, whose amino-acid sequence MEQWIAWFYEVLNAALQLYFRQECAVSSVYEIAVPEGNGLEEVCGRGLTFDEQAVVMLALMPHLCPQALDIFFVNNKNFDRPYTEFGGWKGMSHGGFLPTGETAAFVLGGEDTGKRLEVMRMFGKEHWFWRENVLRLEGQGRGEPFLSGQLRVSEEVLSRILYRKEYKPDCTMEFPAKRVTTVLEWGDMVVDYRVALALEEINTWITGQRTIMQEWGLERFLKAGYRALFYGPPGTGKTLAATLLGKRNDMDVYRVDLSMIVSKYIGETEKNLAQVFDMAENRRWILFFDEADALFGKRTSTTTSNDRHANQEVAFLLQRIEDFPGTVILATNLKSNLDEAFLRRFQAMVYFPMPDEESRKLLWQKMLPATWLQEDRDTLLGCAVKAELSGGSIANVIRSCALQLLATHTDKLSKEMLDYALKKELAKEGNIG is encoded by the coding sequence ATGGAACAATGGATTGCTTGGTTTTATGAGGTGTTGAATGCGGCTTTGCAGTTGTATTTCCGGCAGGAGTGTGCGGTGAGTTCGGTTTATGAGATTGCTGTGCCGGAAGGGAATGGGTTGGAAGAGGTGTGTGGCCGGGGATTGACATTCGATGAGCAGGCGGTGGTGATGCTGGCGTTGATGCCGCATTTGTGTCCGCAGGCTTTGGATATTTTTTTCGTGAATAATAAGAATTTCGACCGGCCTTATACGGAGTTCGGTGGCTGGAAGGGAATGTCGCACGGAGGTTTTTTACCGACGGGAGAGACGGCAGCCTTTGTTTTGGGCGGAGAGGATACGGGAAAGCGTTTGGAAGTGATGCGGATGTTCGGGAAAGAGCATTGGTTTTGGCGGGAAAATGTATTGCGCTTAGAAGGTCAGGGACGGGGCGAACCGTTTTTGAGCGGGCAGTTGCGGGTGTCGGAGGAGGTGTTGAGCCGGATACTTTACCGGAAAGAATATAAACCGGATTGTACTATGGAGTTTCCGGCCAAGCGGGTGACAACGGTTCTGGAGTGGGGGGATATGGTGGTGGATTACCGGGTGGCTTTGGCATTGGAGGAAATTAATACCTGGATTACCGGACAACGGACGATTATGCAGGAATGGGGACTGGAACGTTTTCTGAAGGCCGGATACCGGGCTTTGTTCTATGGACCACCGGGTACGGGAAAGACTTTGGCGGCAACATTACTCGGTAAACGGAATGATATGGATGTATACCGGGTAGATTTGTCGATGATCGTGTCGAAATATATCGGGGAGACGGAAAAGAATCTGGCACAGGTGTTCGATATGGCGGAAAACCGTCGTTGGATTCTGTTTTTTGACGAGGCGGATGCACTATTCGGTAAACGGACTTCTACAACGACTTCAAACGACCGGCATGCCAATCAGGAAGTGGCTTTTTTGTTACAACGAATCGAAGATTTTCCGGGTACGGTAATCCTGGCTACCAATCTGAAGTCAAATTTGGATGAAGCTTTTTTACGTCGTTTTCAGGCGATGGTCTATTTCCCGATGCCGGACGAAGAGTCACGGAAGTTGTTGTGGCAAAAAATGTTGCCGGCAACCTGGTTGCAAGAAGACAGGGATACTTTGTTGGGATGTGCCGTGAAAGCTGAATTATCCGGGGGATCGATTGCGAATGTCATCCGCAGTTGTGCTTTGCAATTATTGGCGACGCATACGGATAAATTATCGAAAGAAATGCTGGATTATGCTTTGAAAAAAGAACTGGCTAAAGAAGGAAACATCGGATAA
- a CDS encoding helix-turn-helix domain-containing protein, with protein sequence MRCFYLLYCLWVICCGFTEENTKDLLYKIREIKYRDPQMALVLLDSLRRMEESNHFQRVPEFRIDIAQGQIYQIMRLDQLAVRFWEKALQADSVRVRDAYFFTVLNGIVNVYYRMADYENALEYCLLLLERGEKSGDEWSIGDCYFMIGQIEWQIGRKEQAYRDFKKALNILENGKNPGTKKLLSYVYGEIMTMADADGRFSYALEIGTLREKLLREMEELGGQEGYIDQQRGYLYAKLAYLYQKEGKCRLAGSYFEKFEKTHFATTLEGREYGFPYLKNAGQYEKALCFLRDMRREYEVMKKDTIDINMRVCYENLSEIYADLGQCRKAYHFLKRALVLADSLQERQQRSRITEMSVLYSVKEKEKRIQEQEGIIKKKQTFIGRLFGFVSVGIIMLIGVGIYANRMKNKNRILVGKIEEGIHYRQMLRRIGMLYKGEHKIQVNCKERELFENLDRLVVMERLFLRPNLTRDEMVSRLCTNKNQLANAIRFCTGQNFTEYINSLRLECALKILTEGNEKIEVVAERSGFGSARSFYRIFKDYFGLSPAEYRHFCSK encoded by the coding sequence ATGCGTTGTTTTTATTTATTGTATTGTTTGTGGGTAATATGTTGTGGGTTTACCGAAGAAAATACAAAAGATTTGTTGTATAAGATCCGGGAAATTAAGTATCGGGATCCTCAAATGGCTTTGGTTTTGCTCGATTCATTAAGACGAATGGAAGAATCGAATCATTTTCAGCGGGTTCCGGAGTTCAGAATAGACATTGCACAAGGGCAGATCTATCAAATTATGAGGCTGGACCAGTTGGCTGTAAGATTTTGGGAGAAAGCTTTGCAGGCAGATTCCGTTCGTGTGCGTGATGCGTATTTTTTTACCGTACTGAATGGAATCGTGAATGTTTATTACCGAATGGCGGATTATGAGAATGCACTGGAATATTGTTTATTGTTATTGGAACGTGGGGAGAAGTCAGGAGATGAATGGAGTATCGGTGACTGTTATTTTATGATCGGGCAAATCGAGTGGCAGATCGGAAGGAAAGAACAAGCATACCGGGATTTTAAAAAGGCTTTGAATATCTTGGAGAATGGAAAAAATCCCGGTACAAAAAAGTTGTTGTCGTATGTTTATGGAGAAATTATGACTATGGCGGATGCGGACGGTCGTTTTTCCTATGCCTTGGAAATCGGAACATTGCGGGAAAAGTTATTACGCGAGATGGAAGAATTGGGTGGACAGGAAGGGTATATTGACCAGCAGCGGGGATATTTATATGCCAAGCTGGCTTATCTATATCAGAAGGAGGGAAAGTGTAGGTTAGCCGGTTCTTATTTTGAAAAGTTCGAAAAGACACATTTTGCAACAACATTGGAAGGGCGGGAATACGGTTTCCCTTATTTGAAGAATGCCGGACAATATGAGAAAGCCCTTTGTTTTTTGAGAGATATGAGACGGGAGTATGAGGTGATGAAGAAAGATACAATAGATATTAATATGAGGGTTTGTTATGAAAATCTATCGGAGATTTATGCTGACCTGGGACAATGCCGGAAGGCTTATCATTTTTTGAAAAGAGCTTTGGTTTTGGCGGATAGTTTACAAGAACGGCAGCAGCGTAGCCGGATTACGGAAATGTCCGTATTGTATAGTGTTAAGGAAAAAGAAAAAAGAATTCAGGAACAAGAAGGGATTATAAAGAAAAAACAAACATTTATAGGCAGATTATTCGGCTTTGTTTCGGTAGGTATTATTATGTTGATTGGTGTCGGAATATATGCTAACAGAATGAAAAATAAAAACCGGATATTGGTCGGAAAAATAGAGGAAGGCATTCATTATCGTCAGATGCTGAGGCGGATCGGTATGTTATATAAAGGTGAACATAAAATACAGGTGAATTGTAAAGAGAGAGAATTGTTTGAAAATTTGGATCGCTTGGTTGTAATGGAACGTTTATTTTTACGGCCCAATTTAACCCGGGACGAAATGGTGAGTCGTTTGTGTACCAATAAAAATCAATTGGCTAATGCGATCCGTTTTTGTACGGGTCAAAATTTTACGGAATATATCAATAGTTTGCGTCTGGAGTGTGCCTTGAAAATATTAACGGAAGGAAATGAAAAAATAGAGGTCGTTGCGGAAAGATCCGGGTTCGGTTCCGCCCGTAGTTTTTACCGGATTTTTAAAGATTATTTTGGATTGTCTCCTGCTGAATATCGTCATTTTTGCAGTAAATAA
- the rfbC gene encoding dTDP-4-dehydrorhamnose 3,5-epimerase: MNVIETAIAGVVIIEPRIFTDGRGYFFESFSQQEFEEKVGKVNFVQDNESKSRYGVIRGLHFQRPPYEQAKLVRVVKGKVLDVNVDIRKGSPTFGKYVAVELSEENKRQIYIPRGFAHGFAVLSEEVIFQYKCDNYYAPGYEGGIRVDDPELGIDWQIPEQERILSDKDKKHPLIADL; this comes from the coding sequence ATGAATGTTATTGAAACAGCTATAGCGGGTGTGGTAATTATCGAACCGCGTATTTTTACAGATGGCCGGGGGTATTTTTTCGAAAGTTTTTCCCAGCAGGAATTTGAGGAGAAGGTGGGAAAAGTTAATTTTGTTCAGGATAATGAATCAAAATCGCGATACGGGGTTATCCGGGGATTGCATTTTCAGCGGCCTCCCTATGAGCAGGCAAAGTTAGTGAGGGTTGTTAAAGGAAAGGTTCTGGATGTGAATGTCGATATTCGAAAAGGGTCGCCGACTTTCGGAAAGTATGTGGCTGTAGAGTTGAGTGAGGAGAATAAACGACAGATTTATATACCCAGAGGTTTTGCTCATGGTTTTGCCGTTTTGAGTGAGGAGGTTATTTTCCAGTACAAATGTGATAATTATTATGCGCCGGGATATGAAGGGGGAATCCGGGTGGATGATCCGGAACTGGGGATCGATTGGCAGATTCCGGAACAGGAACGTATTTTATCGGATAAAGATAAGAAACATCCGTTGATTGCAGATTTATAA
- a CDS encoding ABC-F family ATP-binding cassette domain-containing protein, translating to MIAVSNLEIQFGKRVLFQDVNLKFTPGNCYGVIGANGAGKSTLLRILSGELEPTRGNVMFGPGERLSVLKQDHHAYNECTVLDTVLQGYMDLWNVMKEKDALYAKPDFSDADGVRAAELEERFAEMDGWNAESDAAALLSGLGIQEELHYSLMKDLSGKQKVRVLLAQALFGKPDNLLLDEPTNDLDIETVMWLENYLSNYENTVLVVSHDRHFLDAVSTHTVDIDFGKVQLFAGNYSFWYESSQLALRQAQAKNKKAEEKKKELMEFIQRFSANVAKSKQTTSRKKMLEKLNVEEIMPSTRKYPGIIFTPEREVGDRILDVRSLSKQVEGKWLFKDVEFTVEKGDKIVFWSKDPRAMTALLEIITDNVKPDSGSYSWGVTVTTAYLPMDNSAYFDTDMTLIEWLGQFSSDTSETFLRGFLGKMLFSGEDIYKNVKVLSGGEKMRCMIARMMLKNANVLVLDSPANHLDLESIQAFNNMLMSFKGIVLMNSHDHEFIQTVCNRIIELTPNGTIDKRMEFDDYITSEAIREQAAKMYL from the coding sequence ATGATTGCAGTTTCAAATTTAGAAATTCAGTTCGGAAAACGTGTTTTGTTTCAGGATGTAAACTTGAAGTTTACACCGGGAAATTGTTATGGGGTGATTGGGGCCAATGGAGCCGGGAAATCTACTTTATTACGTATTTTAAGCGGAGAGTTGGAGCCTACCCGGGGAAATGTGATGTTCGGTCCCGGAGAACGTTTGTCGGTATTGAAGCAGGATCACCATGCTTATAATGAGTGTACGGTGTTGGATACTGTATTGCAAGGATATATGGATTTGTGGAATGTAATGAAGGAGAAGGATGCTTTATATGCCAAACCTGATTTTTCAGATGCCGATGGTGTACGTGCTGCGGAACTGGAAGAAAGATTTGCCGAAATGGACGGTTGGAATGCCGAAAGTGATGCTGCAGCTTTGCTTAGTGGATTGGGAATACAGGAGGAGTTGCATTATTCTTTAATGAAGGATTTAAGCGGTAAGCAAAAGGTGCGTGTCTTGTTGGCGCAGGCTTTGTTCGGTAAGCCGGATAATTTGTTATTGGATGAGCCGACGAACGATTTGGATATTGAGACTGTGATGTGGCTGGAGAATTACCTTTCGAATTATGAAAATACGGTATTGGTCGTGTCCCACGACCGTCATTTTCTGGATGCCGTGAGTACCCATACCGTGGATATCGATTTTGGGAAAGTGCAGTTGTTTGCCGGTAATTATAGTTTCTGGTATGAATCCAGTCAGTTGGCACTACGTCAGGCTCAGGCTAAGAATAAGAAAGCAGAGGAAAAGAAGAAAGAATTGATGGAATTTATTCAACGGTTCAGTGCAAATGTGGCGAAATCCAAACAGACAACCAGTCGTAAAAAGATGTTGGAAAAATTGAATGTGGAGGAGATTATGCCCTCTACCCGCAAGTATCCGGGGATTATTTTTACACCAGAGAGGGAAGTCGGGGACCGGATTCTGGATGTACGCAGTTTGAGCAAGCAAGTGGAGGGAAAATGGTTGTTTAAGGATGTGGAGTTTACAGTGGAGAAGGGGGATAAGATCGTATTCTGGTCGAAAGATCCGCGGGCTATGACAGCTTTGCTGGAGATCATAACCGATAATGTAAAGCCCGATAGCGGTAGTTATAGTTGGGGAGTTACGGTGACGACTGCTTATTTGCCGATGGATAATTCAGCTTATTTCGATACGGATATGACTTTGATCGAATGGCTGGGACAATTTTCTTCCGATACAAGTGAGACTTTTTTACGGGGTTTTTTGGGGAAGATGTTGTTTTCGGGGGAAGATATTTACAAGAATGTGAAAGTATTGTCGGGGGGAGAGAAGATGCGTTGTATGATTGCCCGGATGATGTTGAAGAATGCGAATGTATTGGTGTTGGATTCCCCTGCCAATCATCTGGATCTGGAATCTATTCAGGCATTTAATAATATGCTGATGTCGTTCAAAGGTATTGTGTTGATGAATTCTCACGACCATGAGTTTATTCAGACGGTGTGTAACCGGATTATTGAATTGACGCCGAACGGAACGATAGATAAGCGTATGGAATTCGATGATTATATCACCAGTGAGGCTATTCGTGAGCAGGCTGCAAAGATGTATTTGTAA
- the rfbB gene encoding dTDP-glucose 4,6-dehydratase translates to MRNILITGGAGFIGSHLVRLMVNKYPEYRIINLDKLTYAGNLANLKDVENKSNYVFVKADICDFSMMQSVFTEYGVDGVIHLAAESHVDRSIKDPFAFAQTNVMGTLSLLQAAKLAWEGKFEGKLFYHVSTDEVYGSLQPDGGFFTEKTKYDPHSPYSASKASSDHFVRAYYDTYGLPVKISNCSNNYGSFQFPEKLIPLFINNIRHNKELPVYGKGENVRDWLFVEDHARAIDLIFHRGKVGDTYNIGGFNEWKNIDLIKVIIRVTDRLLGNPEGTSLHLIRHVTDRAGHDVRYAIDSTKLKNELGWEPSLQFEEGIEKTVKWYLENQEWLNNVTSGEYQQYYEKMYGMK, encoded by the coding sequence ATGAGAAATATATTGATTACCGGAGGTGCCGGATTTATCGGTTCGCATTTGGTGAGATTGATGGTGAATAAGTATCCGGAGTATCGGATCATCAATCTGGATAAGCTGACTTATGCCGGAAATCTGGCGAATTTGAAAGATGTGGAGAATAAGTCCAATTATGTATTTGTGAAAGCGGATATTTGCGATTTTTCTATGATGCAGTCTGTTTTTACAGAATATGGGGTAGACGGGGTTATTCATCTGGCTGCAGAGAGCCATGTGGATCGTTCGATCAAAGATCCCTTTGCTTTCGCCCAAACGAATGTGATGGGGACATTGAGTTTATTGCAGGCGGCCAAGCTGGCCTGGGAGGGTAAATTCGAAGGGAAATTATTTTATCATGTATCTACAGATGAGGTGTACGGGTCTTTACAGCCCGACGGGGGATTTTTTACGGAAAAGACCAAATACGATCCCCATTCCCCTTATTCGGCATCGAAAGCCTCGTCGGATCATTTTGTAAGGGCGTATTACGACACCTACGGTTTGCCTGTAAAAATTTCGAATTGTTCAAATAATTACGGTTCTTTTCAATTTCCGGAAAAGTTAATTCCTTTATTTATCAACAATATCCGGCACAATAAAGAGTTGCCGGTATATGGAAAGGGGGAGAATGTACGGGATTGGTTGTTCGTTGAGGATCATGCGAGGGCAATCGATTTGATTTTTCATCGGGGGAAAGTGGGAGATACCTATAATATCGGCGGATTTAACGAATGGAAGAACATCGATTTAATTAAAGTGATTATCCGGGTTACGGATCGTTTGTTGGGAAATCCGGAAGGGACGTCCCTGCATTTGATAAGGCATGTAACCGACCGGGCGGGACATGATGTACGCTATGCCATAGATTCGACGAAATTAAAAAATGAATTGGGCTGGGAACCTTCCTTACAGTTTGAAGAAGGGATCGAGAAAACCGTGAAGTGGTATCTGGAGAATCAGGAGTGGCTGAATAATGTAACGAGCGGGGAATACCAGCAGTATTACGAAAAAATGTACGGGATGAAATAA